In the genome of Thermoanaerobaculia bacterium, the window GAGCCGCTCCCGGAAGAGCGCGCGGGCGCGCTCCCGGAAACCGGCGAACCGACCCGCCTCGACGGCGCCGCCGCACGCCTGCGCGTGGCCCCCGAACTCGACGAAATGCTCCCGGATCTCCGAGAGCGCCTCGTGCAGGGAGAGGCCGGGAATGCTCCGCCCCGATCCGACCGCGCGCTCTCCGTCGAGGGCGAAAAGGAAGACGGGGCAACGGAACTCGCGGGCGAGGCGCGACGCGGCGATCCCGAGGACGCCGCGCGGCCAGCCGGCTTCCGCCTCGATGACGATCCCGTCGGGCGCTTCTCCCGACTCGAGCACCCGGCGCCTCGCCTCCGCGACGACCCGCCTCTCGTGCCCCTGTCGCTCGGTGTTGCGTTCCGAGAGCTCGCGGGCGATTCCGGCCGCGCGCCCGGAGTCGCGCTCTTCGAAGACCGACAGGGCGAGGTCGGCGGTGTCGAGCCGTCCCGCGGCGTTCAGGCGCGGTCCCACGCGGAATGCGACCTCCTCCGACGTCGGCGCGCGTCCGGCGATGCCCGCTTCCGCCAGCAGCGCCTTCAACCCCGGCGCGCGCGGATCGGACAGCGCCGCGAGCCCCTCGGCGACGATCGCGCGGTTCTCCCCGACGAGCGGCACGATGTCGGCGATCGTCCCCAGCGCCGCGACCTTGGCGAGCGACCTCTCGGAGAGGGTCAGCCGTTCCCGGCGGATGATCGCCTGCGCGATCTTGAACGCGATCCCCGCGCCGCAGAGGTCCTTGAACGGATACCCGCATCCGGGCTGCTTCGGGTTGACGACCGCCGCCCCGGCCGGCAGGACGTCGGGAGGAAGGTGATGGTCCGTGATCACGACCGCGACGCCGGCCCGGGCCGCCTCGGCGACGGCTTCGACGGCGGTGATGCCGCAGTCCACGGTGACGATCGCCCGCGGACGGTGCTCCGCGAACACCTTTCGAAACGTCTCGGGCTTCAATCCGTACCCGTCGCGAACGCGGTGCGGAAGGAACGGCACGGCGTCGGCGCCGAGCGCGCGAAAGACGGCGCGCAGCTGGGCGACCGCCGTGACGCCGTCCACGTCGTAGTCGCCGAAGATCACGATTCGCTCGCCGCGCCGGGCCGTCGAGACGAGCGCGTCGACGGCCGCCTCCATTCCCTTCATCGCGAACGGATCGGGAGCCCGGTCGAGCGACGGAGAGAGGAAGTCCCGGGCCGCGGCCCCGTCGAACCCGCGGGCGGCGAGGACGCGCGCGATCGCCTCCGGAACGCCGTCCGAGACGAGGCGCCCCACGGCGTCGGGGTCGATCGCCGCGGCGACCCAGCGGGTGTCGTCCGGTGCGGGCTCTCCTCGATTGTCGGCGGCGCCCGGGCCGGGGCCCGTCATCCGATCGTCTCGAACCATCCCATTCCGCGGAACTTCGCGTACCGCGCGGCGAGCAGATCCGCCGGGGAGACCGCGGAGAGCTCGTCGAACGCCCGCGAGACGGCTTCGCCGAGCGCCTGGGCGGCGGCCCCGGGATCCGCGTGCGCGCCGCCCGCGGGCTCGGGAATGATCTCGTCGATCACGCCGAGGCCCTTGAGGTCACCCGACGTGATCTTCATCGCTTCCGCGGCGTCCTTCTTGCGGGCGGCGTCCTTCCAGAGGATCGCCGCGCATCCTTCCGGCGAGATGACGGAGTAGACCGAATGCTCGAGCATGAGGATCCGGTCCCCGACTCCGAGCGCCAGCGCCCCTCCCGAACCCCCCTCGCCCGTCACCGCGACGACGATCGGGACGGCCAGCCGCGTCATCTCGAAGATGTTCGTCGCGATCGCCTCCGCCTGCCCGCGCTCCTCGGCGTCGATGCCCGGGTACGCGCCGGAGGTGTCGATCAGCGTCAGGACCGGCCGCCGGAATTTCTCCGCGAGCTTCATCACGCGCAGGGCCTTGCGGTATCCGTCCGGCCGGGGCATCCCGAAATTCCGGCGGATCTTCTCCTTCGTGTCGCGCCCTTTCTGATGGCCGATGACCGCGATCGGCCGGTCTCCGAAGACCGCCAGCCCCGCCACGATCGCCTCGTCGTCGGAGAATCGCCGGTCGCCGTGGATCTCGACGAAGTCGCGCGTCAGCGCCTGGATGTAGTCGAGCGGATACGGGCGCTGGGGATGTCGGGCGACGAGCGTCTTCTGCCACGGGGTGAGGCTCGAATAGATCTCCTGGGTCGTGCGCTCGATGCGCTCCTGGAGCTTCTGGATTTCGCGGCGGTGGGAACCGTCGTCCGGGAGCGCCTCGAGCTCCTCGAGGCGGCGCCGGAGCCGGACGATCGGCTCCTCGAACTGCGATTCTTCGGATTGCACCGCCCGATCTTATCCTCGGGAGAGGCTTCCGGCCGTAAGCCTTTTCCTTCCCGTCGATACCGCTGATCCAATCCCCGGGACGGCGAGGGGGCGGCAACCGCCTCGACCCCGGGATGAGCGGCGTCGATCTACATGAGGTTCCGGGGGTCGACGTCCACCGCGACCGACGCGCCCGGCGGGGGCGATTCGGGAACGGCGCGGGCGAGCGCCGCCAGGACCGCGCGCCGGCTCCGGGAGCGTACGAGCACCTGGTAGCGCCACTTGCCGGCGATCCGCTCGAGCGGAGCCGGCGCGGCCGCCGTCACCCGGACCGCCTCGTCGCCGCCGAGCGCCGAGGCGATTTCCGCCGCGACCTCGGCGGCCCGTCCCCGTTCGGCGGCCGAGACCAGGACCTCGGCCATTTCGCAGAAGGGGGGGTAGAAGAACGTCCGGCGAAACTCCAGCTCCCCGCGCGCGAACGCGGCGACGTCGTGCGCGAGAGCGGCCCGGATCGCTCCGTTCTCCGGATGGAACGTCTGGACGAGGACCGTTCCGGGCCGCTCCCCGCGGCCGGACCGACCCGCGACCTGAGCGAGCAGCTGGAACGTCTTTTCCGCGGCGCGAAAATCGGGAAAATTCAGGATCGTATCGGCCGACAGGACGCCGATCGCCGTCACCTCCGGGAAGTGGTGCCCCTTGGCGACCATCTGGGTGCCGATCAGCGCCCGAACCTCCCCGTTTTCCATGGACGCGACGACCGCCGCCGCCCCGCCCCGCCGGCGCGCGGTGTCCGAGTCGAGGACCGCGAACGGGACGGACGGAAAGAGCGCGGCGAAGCGCTCCGCGGCGCGCTCGGTTCCCGCCCCGATCGCCTCGAGATGCCGGCCGCCGCAGGCGTCGCACCGCGACGGGATGGGCCGGCGCGAGCCGCAGTAGTGGCAGCGGAGCGCCCCGTCGCGGCGGTGGACGACGGAGGACACGCTGCACCGGGAGCACGGGAACGCGTGGCCGCAGGCGCGGCAGAGAAGGAACGGCGCGTACCCGCGCCGCGGGGCGAGAAGGATCGCCTGTTCGCGGCGCGCGAAGACCCCCTCGAGGAGATCGACGAGCGCCCGCGAGAAGAGCGGCACCCCCTTCTCCTCCGGGAGCGCGGTCTCGCGGCGGAGATCCACGATTCGAACTTCCGGGAGCGGGCGGCGTTCGATCCGCTCCGGCATCGCGAGACGCCGGATCTTTCCCTCTTCGCTCGCCTGCCACGTCTCCATGGCCGGCGTGGCGGAGCCCAGGAGGAGAACGGCCCCGTGCGCCTGGGCTCGAAGCGCCGCCGCGTCGCGGGCGTCGTAACGCGGTGGATCCTGCTGCTTGTAGGAGCCGTCGTGCTCCTCGTCGACGACGACGACGCCGATGTCGGCGATCGGCGCGAACACCGCCGACCGCGGGCCGATCACGATTCGCGCCCGGCCGAGCCGCATTTCCTGCCACGCCCGCGCGCGCCGCGACTCGCCGATCGCCGAATGGAGCACGACCGCGTCGTCGCCGAAGCGCGCCCCGAGGCGGCGGGCGAAGACGGGGGTCAACGCGATCTCGGGAACGAGCCAGATCGCGCCGCGGCCGCTCGCGCGCGCCCGCGCGATCGCCCGCAGATACACCTCCGTCTTGCCGCTTCCGGTCACCCCGAAGAGGAGCATCGGTGCGAAACGACGCGCGTCGAGCGCCCCGTGGATTTCCGAGAGCGCCGCTTCCTGATCGGGAGAGAGGGTGATCGTCGCCTCCGGCCGCGGCGGGATCGGCGAGTCGTCCTCGACCGCACGCTCCTGCTCGCCGGCCGAGACCGCTCCGCGCGCCGCGAGCCGGCGCATGAGGGCTGCCGAGAATCCCGCGGCGCGGAGCTCCTCGGCGAGCGCCGGCCGTCCGAGGACCTCCATGTGGCGCAGCGCTTCGCGCCCCTTCGCGGAACGGCCGGCGAGGGCGGAGCGACCCGCGGCGTCGCCGGCCAGGGAATACACCGCCTGCCGGCGCGCCCTTCGCACCGGGGTCGCGAGCGTCCGGACCCATCCTCGCCCTTCGAGCTCCCGCAGGCGTTCCCGCGACCCGGGGCCGAGCGCCGCGAGGAGCGCGCCGTCCGCCCGGCCCCGCTCGAGGAGCATTTCCAGGATCGCCCGACCCTCCGGATCCGCGCCGGCGAGGCTCGCCGCGCCTTTCGCGGTCGCCTCGTAGCGGGTCGCCTCGCCCCGCGGAAGGCCGGCGGGAAGCGCGGCCCGGAGGAGCTCGCCCCAGGAGCAGAAGAATCGGTCCGCGAGCGCCCGGGTCGTCTCGAGGAGCTCCCCCTCGACGGCGGGCTCCTCGTCGAGGACGGCGGACAGCTCCCGGAGGGCGTGCGCTTCCGGGTCCCGGGGATCCTCTTCGACGACGACCCCGGAGAGCGTTCTCCCTCCGAGCGGCGCCGTCACGCGGCACCCGAGGAGCCGACCCTCGCGATGCGCCGCCGGCACGGCGTACGTGAACGCGCGCCGCAGCGGCAGAGGAAACGCGACGGAGACGCGAGCGGGCATCCCGGGATTATCCCCGTTACCGCCCGGCCGCCGCGGTTCGGGCTTTCCGCTCCGGCGGCGCGAATCCCTTTCTTTTCCGCCCGCGCGCCGTCGCTCGATCGATCGCGCCGGCCGATCTAGATGCGGGTGGAGGGCGCCTGGTCCGGCGTCGACGACGAATCCCCGGTCACGTACTCGAACCGGCGCTTCCGCGAATCCCACCGGTACCGCCGCGTCGTGTCGTCCTCGGCGAGGTCGGGGGTGATGACGATCGCGTCGCGGTCGACGGA includes:
- the recJ gene encoding single-stranded-DNA-specific exonuclease RecJ translates to MTGPGPGAADNRGEPAPDDTRWVAAAIDPDAVGRLVSDGVPEAIARVLAARGFDGAAARDFLSPSLDRAPDPFAMKGMEAAVDALVSTARRGERIVIFGDYDVDGVTAVAQLRAVFRALGADAVPFLPHRVRDGYGLKPETFRKVFAEHRPRAIVTVDCGITAVEAVAEAARAGVAVVITDHHLPPDVLPAGAAVVNPKQPGCGYPFKDLCGAGIAFKIAQAIIRRERLTLSERSLAKVAALGTIADIVPLVGENRAIVAEGLAALSDPRAPGLKALLAEAGIAGRAPTSEEVAFRVGPRLNAAGRLDTADLALSVFEERDSGRAAGIARELSERNTERQGHERRVVAEARRRVLESGEAPDGIVIEAEAGWPRGVLGIAASRLAREFRCPVFLFALDGERAVGSGRSIPGLSLHEALSEIREHFVEFGGHAQACGGAVEAGRFAGFRERARALFRERL
- a CDS encoding acetyl-CoA carboxylase carboxyltransferase subunit alpha; the protein is MQSEESQFEEPIVRLRRRLEELEALPDDGSHRREIQKLQERIERTTQEIYSSLTPWQKTLVARHPQRPYPLDYIQALTRDFVEIHGDRRFSDDEAIVAGLAVFGDRPIAVIGHQKGRDTKEKIRRNFGMPRPDGYRKALRVMKLAEKFRRPVLTLIDTSGAYPGIDAEERGQAEAIATNIFEMTRLAVPIVVAVTGEGGSGGALALGVGDRILMLEHSVYSVISPEGCAAILWKDAARKKDAAEAMKITSGDLKGLGVIDEIIPEPAGGAHADPGAAAQALGEAVSRAFDELSAVSPADLLAARYAKFRGMGWFETIG
- the priA gene encoding primosomal protein N', whose translation is MPARVSVAFPLPLRRAFTYAVPAAHREGRLLGCRVTAPLGGRTLSGVVVEEDPRDPEAHALRELSAVLDEEPAVEGELLETTRALADRFFCSWGELLRAALPAGLPRGEATRYEATAKGAASLAGADPEGRAILEMLLERGRADGALLAALGPGSRERLRELEGRGWVRTLATPVRRARRQAVYSLAGDAAGRSALAGRSAKGREALRHMEVLGRPALAEELRAAGFSAALMRRLAARGAVSAGEQERAVEDDSPIPPRPEATITLSPDQEAALSEIHGALDARRFAPMLLFGVTGSGKTEVYLRAIARARASGRGAIWLVPEIALTPVFARRLGARFGDDAVVLHSAIGESRRARAWQEMRLGRARIVIGPRSAVFAPIADIGVVVVDEEHDGSYKQQDPPRYDARDAAALRAQAHGAVLLLGSATPAMETWQASEEGKIRRLAMPERIERRPLPEVRIVDLRRETALPEEKGVPLFSRALVDLLEGVFARREQAILLAPRRGYAPFLLCRACGHAFPCSRCSVSSVVHRRDGALRCHYCGSRRPIPSRCDACGGRHLEAIGAGTERAAERFAALFPSVPFAVLDSDTARRRGGAAAVVASMENGEVRALIGTQMVAKGHHFPEVTAIGVLSADTILNFPDFRAAEKTFQLLAQVAGRSGRGERPGTVLVQTFHPENGAIRAALAHDVAAFARGELEFRRTFFYPPFCEMAEVLVSAAERGRAAEVAAEIASALGGDEAVRVTAAAPAPLERIAGKWRYQVLVRSRSRRAVLAALARAVPESPPPGASVAVDVDPRNLM